One genomic region from Evansella sp. LMS18 encodes:
- a CDS encoding PLP-dependent aminotransferase family protein, giving the protein MPDITPNLAAKSNNPLYLQLYEFLKREIRDGKIRANTRLPPIRKLASYLGISRNTVEKAYHQLIAEGYINSLPRSGIYVMELEKEIKVPRRNTQWVKPKEKKLSPPEFDFRFGNVDVEYFPFSIWRKLTNYCMNKNQKELFSYGDNQGEYELRREIKEYLYYSRGVVCEPEQIIIGAGIQQSISLLLQILGLRNHSFAIEEPGYDGVKAIFKNHLCRLDAVPIAEDGINIDSLYDTGADTVYVTPSHQFPLGMIMPYNKRIQLLQWAEEREGIIIEDDYDSEFRYMGNPVPSLQGLDKNNRVVYVGTFSKSLIPSIRISYMVLPVSLAEKYQLEFSSYQQPVSRIHQKTLALFMEGGYWERHLRKMRTVYQKKHTALLRAVKEKLTGNVEVVGSGAGLHILLQVYTDKNESELIREARAIGVKVYPTSKFWMTGSTNPWPMIQIGFGGLSETDIHQGIELLNEAWFSN; this is encoded by the coding sequence ATGCCGGATATTACACCCAATTTAGCTGCGAAATCGAATAATCCTTTATATTTGCAGCTCTACGAGTTTTTGAAAAGAGAAATCAGGGATGGAAAGATAAGGGCGAACACCCGTCTTCCTCCGATACGGAAGCTGGCTTCCTATCTTGGAATCAGCCGGAACACAGTGGAGAAAGCCTATCACCAGCTGATCGCTGAAGGATACATAAACAGCCTGCCCAGAAGCGGCATTTATGTAATGGAATTAGAAAAGGAAATCAAGGTTCCACGGAGAAATACACAGTGGGTTAAGCCTAAGGAAAAAAAACTGTCCCCGCCTGAATTTGACTTCCGTTTCGGAAATGTGGATGTGGAGTATTTCCCTTTCTCTATTTGGAGGAAGCTGACAAACTATTGTATGAACAAGAATCAAAAAGAATTATTTTCCTATGGGGATAACCAGGGGGAATATGAACTGAGAAGGGAAATAAAAGAATACCTTTATTATTCCCGGGGAGTAGTTTGCGAACCTGAACAGATAATTATCGGGGCAGGTATTCAGCAGTCTATCAGCCTGCTCCTTCAGATTTTAGGCCTCCGGAATCATTCTTTTGCAATTGAAGAACCAGGCTATGACGGTGTAAAAGCTATTTTCAAAAATCATTTATGCCGTCTTGATGCTGTTCCCATAGCAGAGGATGGAATTAATATTGACTCCCTGTATGATACCGGGGCCGATACAGTTTATGTTACCCCTTCCCATCAGTTTCCTTTAGGGATGATTATGCCTTACAATAAACGGATTCAGCTGCTGCAATGGGCGGAGGAACGGGAAGGGATTATTATTGAAGACGATTATGACAGTGAATTCCGCTACATGGGCAATCCGGTACCCTCACTTCAGGGACTTGATAAAAATAACAGAGTAGTCTATGTCGGTACTTTCTCAAAGTCTCTTATTCCGTCAATCAGAATCAGCTATATGGTTTTGCCAGTCAGCTTAGCGGAAAAGTATCAGCTGGAATTCAGCTCTTATCAGCAGCCGGTCTCGAGAATTCATCAGAAAACGCTCGCGTTGTTTATGGAAGGAGGGTACTGGGAACGGCATTTGAGAAAAATGAGGACCGTGTACCAAAAGAAGCATACTGCATTATTGAGGGCTGTAAAAGAAAAGCTGACGGGAAATGTTGAGGTAGTGGGGAGCGGAGCTGGGCTCCATATTCTCCTTCAGGTTTATACAGACAAGAACGAATCAGAGCTGATTCGGGAAGCCCGGGCTATAGGGGTTAAAGTCTATCCCACCTCTAAGTTCTGGATGACTGGCAGTACAAATCCCTGGCCGATGATCCAAATAGGTTTTGGCGGGCTTTCAGAAACAGATATTCATCAAGGCATTGAACTGCTCAATGAAGCGTGGTTCTCTAATTAA
- the gabT gene encoding 4-aminobutyrate--2-oxoglutarate transaminase produces the protein MANQQQTITNIPGPKSSSLHERRKKAVPRGPVNLTEIYAEFAEGAKVIDVDGNEYIDFAGGIGVQNIGHSHPKVMKAIEQQTKKFVHTCFHVAPYEGYVELAERLNALTPGSFEKKTLLLNSGAEAVENSIKIARKYSGKHGIISFNRGFHGRTLLAMSLTSKVKPYKHGFGPFASSTYKAPFPYYYRTDDRLSRQDIDEQILTEFRNFFISEVAADEIAAVIMEPVQGEGGFIVPSKYFVQGIKQICEENNILFIADEIQTGFCRTGKLFASEHFGIDPDIITMSKSLAAGMPLSAVTGRAEVMDAPEPAQLGGTLGGSPFSCAAALAVLEVIEDEQLVARSAQLGEKMNKVFAQWQEKYSFIGDVRGVGPMCALELVKDRDTKEPAKELTAAITDYCWKNGLIALSAGLYGNVLRFLPPVTITDEQLEKGLSILEDAFAASVD, from the coding sequence ATGGCTAACCAACAACAGACAATCACTAATATACCAGGACCAAAATCATCGTCATTGCACGAAAGACGAAAAAAGGCTGTGCCCCGGGGACCGGTTAATTTAACAGAAATCTATGCAGAATTCGCCGAAGGTGCAAAAGTAATCGATGTGGATGGAAATGAATATATCGATTTTGCAGGTGGAATTGGCGTTCAGAATATTGGGCATTCCCACCCAAAAGTAATGAAAGCGATCGAGCAGCAGACGAAAAAGTTTGTTCATACGTGTTTTCATGTGGCCCCATATGAAGGCTATGTGGAACTGGCTGAAAGGCTGAATGCACTGACACCAGGAAGCTTCGAGAAGAAAACATTATTATTAAACAGCGGCGCAGAAGCAGTGGAAAACTCAATTAAAATCGCCCGAAAATACTCTGGAAAACATGGAATAATTTCCTTTAACCGGGGGTTCCACGGAAGAACACTCCTTGCCATGTCATTAACAAGTAAAGTGAAACCGTATAAGCATGGGTTCGGGCCTTTCGCAAGCTCTACTTATAAAGCGCCTTTTCCTTATTATTACCGTACAGATGACCGCCTCTCCCGGCAGGATATTGACGAGCAAATCTTAACAGAATTCAGGAACTTCTTTATTTCTGAAGTTGCGGCTGACGAAATTGCAGCGGTGATTATGGAGCCGGTACAGGGCGAAGGGGGTTTTATTGTTCCGTCCAAGTATTTCGTCCAGGGAATTAAACAGATTTGCGAAGAAAATAATATTCTCTTTATTGCAGATGAAATTCAGACTGGTTTTTGCCGAACCGGAAAGCTGTTCGCCTCGGAACATTTTGGAATAGATCCGGACATTATTACAATGTCCAAGTCTCTAGCAGCAGGTATGCCATTAAGCGCGGTTACCGGACGGGCTGAAGTGATGGACGCTCCGGAACCTGCCCAGCTCGGAGGAACACTAGGGGGAAGCCCATTCTCCTGTGCCGCTGCCCTTGCTGTTCTTGAGGTAATTGAGGATGAGCAACTAGTAGCCAGGAGCGCTCAACTTGGAGAAAAAATGAATAAGGTTTTTGCCCAGTGGCAGGAAAAGTACAGTTTTATCGGAGATGTACGGGGCGTTGGGCCAATGTGCGCCCTGGAGCTCGTGAAAGACAGAGACACAAAGGAACCTGCAAAGGAACTAACAGCAGCAATTACGGACTATTGCTGGAAGAACGGCTTAATAGCCTTAAGCGCCGGGCTTTACGGAAATGTGCTCCGCTTCCTCCCTCCAGTTACTATTACTGACGAGCAGCTGGAAAAAGGCCTGTCCATTCTGGAAGACGCCTTTGCAGCATCAGTAGATTAA
- a CDS encoding APC family permease: MSNDPNLLKVLKNRDVLALAFGAMIGWGWVVTAGLWITEAGSLGAILAFVIGGILVLLVGLTYAELASAMPLAGGEHVYTFKAMGRLPSFIATWAITFGYVSVIAFEAVALPTVFEYIVPNFSQGYMYTITGWDVTVTWVAVGMLGSIIIAWINYRGIKFTSAVTMILTLLILISGLLLITGSTAAGDVQNMQPFFELGMAGILAVVIMTPFMFVGFDVIPQAAEEINLPRKRIGQLLIFSVALAVVWYIAIIFGVSRVMDPAAISGSDLVTADAMATAFGGSQMMGNLLVIGGIGGILTSWLGFYVGGSRAIYALARAGMLPKSLGDLHPKYRTPYKAILLIAVPSTLAPLLGRPALVWFVEAGGLGLVIAWFMVAVSFIILRKKAPEMKRPFRLSGGTTIGWVAAFMSAGVVLLYMPGMPASLGTWEWVIVGGWILLGIILYNYSMKKYGKDYADNHMKKGIERIG; encoded by the coding sequence ATGAGCAATGATCCAAACTTACTTAAAGTACTAAAAAACAGAGACGTACTTGCCCTTGCGTTTGGAGCCATGATTGGCTGGGGCTGGGTTGTGACAGCTGGGCTCTGGATTACCGAAGCTGGTTCTTTAGGTGCGATTTTAGCTTTCGTTATCGGTGGTATCCTCGTCTTACTCGTTGGCCTTACTTATGCTGAATTAGCTTCTGCTATGCCTCTCGCAGGCGGCGAACACGTTTACACTTTTAAAGCGATGGGCAGGCTGCCTTCTTTTATTGCCACCTGGGCAATCACTTTCGGTTATGTCTCCGTTATTGCCTTTGAAGCTGTGGCATTGCCAACGGTTTTCGAGTATATCGTGCCAAACTTCAGCCAGGGCTATATGTACACGATAACGGGATGGGATGTTACAGTGACATGGGTGGCCGTAGGGATGCTCGGTTCGATTATCATCGCCTGGATTAATTACCGTGGTATTAAATTCACTTCTGCGGTGACAATGATACTTACACTTTTGATCCTTATTTCTGGTTTGCTTCTGATTACAGGAAGCACTGCAGCAGGGGACGTTCAGAACATGCAGCCGTTTTTTGAGTTGGGAATGGCCGGGATTTTAGCAGTTGTCATTATGACTCCCTTTATGTTTGTGGGATTCGACGTTATTCCTCAAGCCGCAGAGGAAATTAACCTGCCGAGAAAACGGATTGGCCAGCTGCTTATTTTTTCAGTTGCTTTAGCTGTCGTCTGGTATATCGCAATCATTTTCGGCGTATCCCGGGTGATGGACCCGGCTGCAATCAGCGGCTCTGATTTAGTTACCGCCGACGCAATGGCGACTGCATTCGGCGGCAGTCAGATGATGGGCAACCTCCTTGTTATCGGAGGTATTGGAGGTATCTTAACGAGCTGGCTGGGCTTCTATGTAGGAGGGAGCCGCGCTATCTATGCTCTTGCCAGGGCCGGAATGCTTCCCAAATCCCTAGGTGACCTTCACCCTAAATACAGGACTCCATACAAAGCTATCCTGTTAATTGCCGTGCCATCAACTCTTGCTCCTTTGCTTGGACGTCCGGCCCTCGTCTGGTTCGTGGAAGCTGGAGGACTCGGCCTTGTTATCGCATGGTTTATGGTTGCTGTATCATTCATTATTTTAAGAAAGAAAGCCCCTGAAATGAAACGCCCGTTCAGGCTATCAGGCGGAACAACAATAGGATGGGTAGCCGCTTTCATGTCTGCAGGGGTTGTATTACTTTACATGCCTGGAATGCCTGCGTCACTTGGGACCTGGGAATGGGTGATCGTAGGGGGGTGGATCCTGCTCGGAATCATTTTATATAATTATTCTATGAAGAAATACGGCAAAGACTATGCGGACAATCATATGAAAAAAGGAATTGAGCGTATAGGTTAA
- a CDS encoding sigma-54-dependent Fis family transcriptional regulator has product MADKSFFKSTHFQQIFNSINDGIFISDKNGLPLWINDTSIKFIGRPKSELLGINVSELEKLGIINPSVTNQVLKSRKQTSTLQEANGRQYLSTGRLIKIEEDGTEYVLIHARDITEEVRTSEQLERAEALVKQYSREIRRYRAEQASLNSSGKNEYIGKSNLFHSLLEQIEQAAEVDTTVLLTGETGVGKSIFAKKIHQTSERKNRSFVNINCGAIPESLIESELFGYKKGAFTGASSSGKEGLVQKAHKGTLFLDEIGELPIHMQPKLLQLLQNKTYLPVGETKERTADIRIITATNRDLQQMIDENKFRVDLYYRLHILPVNIPPLRERPEDITALLFHYLNKFNCKYNKARTFSSEAVDSLQAYLWPGNIRELENLVERLVITAENDEIRVTDLPKKFVVSNEDTFHSGRKKGESLNEMIERLEKQEISEALKREKTTRKAAKSLGITQSALMRRIKKYNIKMVVQYI; this is encoded by the coding sequence ATGGCTGACAAAAGTTTTTTCAAAAGCACCCATTTTCAGCAGATTTTTAATAGCATTAATGACGGTATTTTTATTTCAGACAAGAACGGCCTTCCTCTTTGGATAAATGATACAAGCATCAAATTTATTGGACGCCCTAAGTCAGAGTTACTCGGCATAAACGTGTCCGAACTGGAAAAGCTGGGGATTATCAACCCTTCTGTTACAAACCAGGTTTTAAAGTCAAGGAAACAGACAAGCACCCTTCAGGAAGCAAACGGGCGCCAGTATCTTTCGACTGGAAGGCTTATAAAGATAGAAGAAGATGGGACTGAATATGTGCTTATACATGCCCGGGACATTACAGAGGAAGTACGAACTTCAGAACAGCTGGAAAGAGCTGAAGCACTGGTAAAACAGTATTCAAGAGAGATTCGGAGGTACAGGGCAGAGCAAGCCTCCCTTAATAGCAGTGGAAAGAATGAATATATAGGAAAAAGCAACCTTTTTCATTCTTTACTCGAACAAATAGAACAAGCAGCAGAGGTAGATACAACAGTGCTCCTTACTGGAGAAACCGGGGTTGGAAAAAGTATTTTTGCCAAAAAAATTCACCAGACAAGTGAACGAAAGAATAGGTCCTTTGTAAATATAAACTGCGGAGCTATACCAGAGTCATTAATAGAATCAGAACTATTTGGATATAAAAAAGGAGCTTTTACAGGTGCAAGCTCCTCCGGAAAAGAGGGCCTCGTCCAAAAAGCACATAAAGGCACTCTCTTTTTAGATGAAATTGGCGAGCTTCCAATTCATATGCAGCCGAAGCTGCTTCAATTGCTCCAGAACAAAACATATCTGCCTGTGGGTGAAACAAAAGAAAGAACAGCAGATATAAGGATAATTACAGCAACTAACCGTGACTTGCAGCAAATGATTGATGAAAATAAGTTCCGGGTAGATCTGTACTACCGGCTGCACATTCTTCCTGTAAACATCCCCCCGCTGCGGGAACGGCCTGAGGATATTACTGCACTCTTATTCCATTATTTAAATAAGTTTAATTGTAAATATAACAAAGCAAGAACTTTTTCATCAGAAGCAGTTGATAGCCTGCAGGCGTATCTATGGCCGGGAAATATAAGAGAACTGGAAAATCTCGTTGAAAGACTTGTCATTACTGCCGAAAATGATGAAATCAGAGTTACCGACCTTCCCAAAAAGTTTGTGGTTTCAAATGAAGATACTTTTCATTCCGGCAGAAAAAAAGGAGAATCATTGAATGAAATGATAGAAAGACTAGAAAAACAGGAAATCTCTGAAGCTCTAAAAAGAGAAAAAACTACGAGAAAAGCTGCAAAGTCTCTGGGCATCACTCAATCGGCTCTAATGCGCAGGATTAAGAAATACAATATAAAAATGGTAGTCCAGTATATTTAG
- a CDS encoding M20 family metallo-hydrolase — translation MKSALLAINNKRLLDTLSVSSSIGATENGGLHRLALSSEDKQMRDRFSDWLKEAGLKKRVDDFGNIYGRREGRDPAAPPVVTGSHLDTQPNGGKYDGVLGVLTALEAVKTMNDHNIETERPIEIVNFTNEEGARFEPPMLGSAGITKNLTKDEIYNIEDRNGITFLSALQETGYQGDEENRLKNPGYFIELHIEQGPVMEENNIQIGVVEGIQGMTWLNVVVEGSSDHAGPTPMGMRHDALAAAAKMISCAEEISSEYDGLTTTVGKLQLHPNVINVIPGKVEFSIDVRHFNDEVRKQAIDVLRERLSTIAATRGVKIITSNFWNIDAITFSSEIRNSIEASAYDFGYSTMPVISGAGHDSKHMHEVTETGMIFLPSINGKSHCEEELTLDEDIEKGANVLLHTLLKLAGKTER, via the coding sequence ATGAAAAGTGCATTGCTCGCCATTAACAATAAGCGCTTACTGGATACGCTTTCTGTCAGCTCAAGTATCGGAGCCACAGAAAATGGGGGTCTGCACCGGCTGGCTTTAAGTTCTGAAGATAAACAAATGCGTGACCGTTTCTCAGACTGGCTTAAAGAAGCCGGCCTTAAAAAACGTGTGGATGATTTCGGAAATATTTACGGCAGACGGGAGGGAAGAGACCCCGCAGCTCCTCCAGTAGTTACTGGCTCTCATCTGGATACTCAGCCAAACGGGGGAAAGTACGACGGGGTCTTAGGTGTTCTTACAGCGTTAGAAGCTGTAAAAACAATGAATGATCATAATATCGAAACGGAACGTCCGATTGAAATCGTCAATTTTACAAATGAAGAAGGTGCGAGGTTTGAGCCGCCAATGCTCGGTTCGGCGGGGATAACCAAAAATTTAACTAAGGATGAGATTTACAATATTGAAGACAGAAATGGGATTACATTTTTAAGCGCTCTGCAGGAAACGGGCTATCAGGGTGATGAGGAAAACAGACTGAAAAATCCGGGTTATTTTATCGAGCTTCATATCGAACAGGGACCTGTAATGGAGGAAAACAACATACAAATTGGTGTTGTGGAAGGTATCCAGGGAATGACCTGGCTGAATGTAGTGGTGGAAGGAAGTTCTGACCATGCTGGACCAACTCCTATGGGGATGCGGCACGATGCCCTTGCTGCTGCAGCCAAAATGATCAGCTGCGCAGAAGAAATTTCTTCCGAGTACGACGGGTTAACTACAACAGTTGGTAAACTCCAGCTACATCCAAATGTAATTAATGTAATACCTGGGAAAGTGGAATTTTCTATTGATGTCAGGCACTTTAATGATGAAGTCAGAAAGCAGGCGATTGATGTCCTCCGTGAGCGCCTCAGCACTATAGCAGCAACACGAGGGGTGAAAATCATAACGAGTAATTTCTGGAACATCGATGCCATCACGTTTTCCAGTGAAATTCGTAATTCGATTGAAGCTTCGGCATATGACTTTGGATATTCAACCATGCCTGTTATCAGCGGTGCGGGCCATGATTCTAAGCATATGCATGAAGTTACGGAAACAGGAATGATCTTTTTACCAAGCATCAATGGGAAAAGCCATTGTGAGGAAGAGTTGACTTTAGATGAGGATATTGAAAAAGGAGCCAATGTACTGCTTCACACCTTGCTGAAGCTTGCTGGAAAAACAGAAAGATAA
- a CDS encoding hydantoinase/oxoprolinase family protein — translation MTKYRVAVDVGGTFTDVFVFDEKSKETFVAKTSSTPSNPEIGVLNGINAAKIKGEDIAIFSHGTTAGTNALIERKLPKTALVTTKGFRDVTEIRRGTKLDLWDAYKDVAPPYIKRRDRFEIDERIDYSGNVLKEVNEEEVKELARKLKRRGVESIAICFMNAYVSGENEKKVKEILSKEIPEAYICASSDILPEIFEHERMSTTIINAVLGPKVSNYINVLETNMKDKGYNGEVLVLHSGGGVMTSENVQRYAGRLASSGIAAGAIASKHIAELCGFKNAIGLDMGGTSTDISLMYESKLKTTKEWYIEYGYPIGFPSIEIMTIGAGGGSLAWIDEGESLRSGPESAGSEPGPACYDQGGTKPTNTDANLILGRLNDSLLNGQMSLNKEAAIKSIRPICDKFGYNEEEAADAVLKVANANMSDALRLISVRKGYDPRDFALVAFGGAGALHSAYLAKEMHIPHVIVPAHPGVAAALGCLLVDFRHDITQTYVKNVSDVVPADIDEKFASMEKDAVRLLEKEGVAAEDMHLIRHLEMRYTGQWRSLAVTVGRPLESLAPALENFHQEHERAYAFSDPQQSVEVYGLRVEAVGTVPKPELPKEKPSGTLIEALKEYRNVYFEEAEGFVSTPIYNRPEVPVDSVIQGPAIVEQLDSTVVIPPEFTAKVDEYKNIIISINK, via the coding sequence ATGACGAAATACAGAGTTGCTGTAGATGTAGGCGGAACTTTTACAGATGTGTTTGTTTTTGATGAAAAATCGAAAGAAACATTTGTCGCAAAAACATCATCCACCCCTTCCAATCCTGAAATAGGAGTTCTCAATGGTATAAATGCCGCTAAGATAAAGGGAGAAGATATCGCCATATTTTCCCATGGTACTACGGCTGGCACCAACGCTCTAATTGAGAGGAAATTACCAAAAACAGCGCTAGTCACAACAAAAGGTTTCCGTGATGTCACAGAAATCCGCCGGGGAACAAAACTAGATCTCTGGGACGCATATAAAGACGTGGCCCCTCCTTATATAAAACGTCGCGATCGGTTTGAAATTGATGAGCGGATCGATTACTCCGGCAATGTATTAAAAGAGGTGAATGAAGAAGAAGTTAAGGAGCTGGCAAGAAAACTTAAAAGACGGGGAGTAGAATCAATAGCCATCTGCTTTATGAATGCTTATGTAAGCGGGGAAAATGAAAAGAAAGTTAAAGAGATTCTGTCAAAAGAAATCCCGGAAGCTTATATATGCGCGTCCAGTGATATCCTCCCTGAAATTTTTGAGCATGAAAGAATGAGTACTACTATTATTAATGCAGTCCTTGGCCCTAAAGTCAGCAACTATATAAATGTTCTTGAAACAAATATGAAGGACAAGGGCTACAACGGAGAGGTGCTTGTGCTCCATTCCGGAGGAGGAGTAATGACCTCGGAAAATGTCCAGCGCTACGCCGGACGTCTTGCCAGCTCTGGTATTGCAGCAGGTGCAATAGCAAGTAAACATATAGCTGAGCTCTGCGGGTTTAAAAATGCAATCGGACTTGATATGGGAGGCACGAGTACAGATATTTCCCTCATGTACGAGAGCAAACTGAAAACTACAAAAGAATGGTATATTGAATACGGCTATCCAATTGGTTTTCCAAGCATCGAAATAATGACCATCGGGGCCGGCGGCGGGAGCCTGGCGTGGATTGATGAAGGAGAGTCATTACGCAGCGGACCGGAAAGCGCCGGCTCAGAACCAGGCCCAGCGTGCTATGACCAGGGTGGAACAAAGCCTACTAATACGGATGCCAACTTAATTTTAGGAAGGCTTAATGATTCATTGCTCAATGGACAAATGTCGTTGAATAAAGAGGCAGCTATAAAATCTATCAGGCCGATTTGTGATAAATTCGGCTACAACGAAGAGGAGGCCGCTGATGCAGTATTAAAAGTTGCAAACGCTAACATGAGTGATGCGTTAAGACTGATCTCTGTAAGAAAAGGTTACGATCCCCGGGATTTTGCGCTGGTAGCCTTTGGAGGAGCAGGTGCATTACACAGCGCTTACCTGGCTAAAGAAATGCACATCCCTCATGTTATCGTTCCTGCTCACCCTGGTGTCGCTGCAGCACTGGGATGCCTGCTTGTGGATTTCCGGCACGATATCACTCAGACATATGTAAAAAATGTCAGTGACGTTGTTCCGGCTGATATTGATGAAAAATTTGCAAGTATGGAGAAAGATGCGGTCAGATTACTTGAAAAAGAAGGAGTAGCTGCTGAGGATATGCACCTGATTCGTCACCTGGAGATGCGTTATACAGGACAATGGAGATCACTGGCTGTAACAGTAGGACGGCCGCTTGAATCACTCGCTCCCGCTTTAGAAAACTTCCACCAGGAACATGAACGTGCTTATGCATTCTCTGATCCTCAGCAGAGTGTTGAGGTGTATGGTCTGAGAGTAGAGGCGGTAGGAACGGTTCCAAAGCCCGAGTTACCAAAGGAAAAACCATCTGGAACATTAATCGAAGCACTC